The following proteins are co-located in the Neodiprion virginianus isolate iyNeoVirg1 chromosome 6, iyNeoVirg1.1, whole genome shotgun sequence genome:
- the LOC124307629 gene encoding protein ABHD18 isoform X1 — MPASRLDAVYRSLLLTKFFTKGWGKPENLRRIFEFRKIVANREACYNLIPTNYPVTITKDEEWSDCHILEGSFQSPFDQNLPGLMPEETRTAYFQVVLPRKWESQRVKPICLHLAGTGDHFYWRRRNLIARPLLKEAGIGAILLENPFYGLRKPKDQIRSSLHNVSDIFVMGGCLIMESIVLLNWCEQQGFGPLGLTGLSMGGHMASLAATNWPKPIPLVPCLSWSTASPVFTEGVMSASINWHLLESQYFADEVYQNDLAKMVKVVTQDDAFLAGQHFAKHYPESMNRMNKLKKESIDSDRVVTADSKSEQKMSGDKLSRGAHSLTDVQNNKNSTDLSIDNNNDHFKDNTDNSKDKTKDTVVDQARIDMEKADALVFPFNLITSKLKLTDNDVLKGVCALPVTKHPLLSDSKWREREALQFMRGVMDECTHLKNFEVPVDTELIISVCARDDAYVPREGCMGLEQIWPGAEIRFIDAGHVSAYLLHQKLFRSTIVEAFTRYMKKYPVNNS, encoded by the exons ATGCCCGCAAGTCGTTTGGATGCGGTGTACAGGAGTCTTTTGctcacaaaatttttcaccaaggGCTGGGGAAAACCGGAAAATTTGAGGAG GATATTTGAGTTTCGTAAAATTGTTGCAAATCGAGAAGCTTGCTACAATCTTATACCCACCAATTATCCCGTAACGATAACGAAG GATGAAGAATGGTCAGACTGTCACATTTTGGAGGGCTCATTTCAGTCGCCTTTTGACCAAAATCTGCCAGGCCTCATGCCGGAAGAGACGCGAACTGCTTACTTCCAGGTTGTTTTGCCACGCAAGTGGGAATCCCAGCGAGTCAAACCCATTTGCTTGCATTTGGCCGGAACAGGGGATCAC TTCTATTGGCGCCGTCGAAATCTGATTGCTCGCCCTCTGCTCAAGGAAGCTGGGATCGGGGCTATTCTACTTGAAAATCCATTCTACGGTCTCAGAAAGCCCAAGGATCAGAT ACGTTCGAGCTTGCATAATGTCTCAGACATTTTTGTAATGGGTGGTTGTTTAATAATGGAATCTATAGTTCTGTTAAACTGGTGCGAACAGCAAGGCTTTGGACCATTAGGGCTTACCGGACTATCAATGGGTGGTCAC ATGGCCTCTCTAGCAGCAACAAATTGGCCGAAGCCAATTCCTCTGGTTCCCTGCCTTTCATGGTCTACCGCATCACCTGTTTTCACTGAAGGAGTCATGAGCGCATCCATTAATTGGCACCTCCTTGAGTCCCAGTACTTTGCAGACGAAGTCTACCAGAACGATTTAGCAAAAATGGTCAAGGTCGTCACACAGGAC GACGCCTTCTTGGCGGGACAACACTTCGCGAAACATTATCCAGAGAGTATGAACAGGATGAACAAATTGAAGAAGGAGTCAATTGACTCCGATCGAGTCGTAACTGCCGATTCGAAATCAGAACAAAAGATGTCAGGTGATAAGCTGTCACGAGGAGCACACAGTCTCACCGACGTtcaaaacaacaaaaacagTACTGACCTCAGTAtcgacaataataatgatcatTTTAAAGATAATACAGACAATAGTAAAGATAAGACTAAAGATACTGTTGTCGACCAGGCAAGAATCGATATGGAGAAAGCGGATGCATTAGTGTTTCCCTTTAACCTTATTACTAGCAAATTGAAACTCACTGACAATGATGTTTTGAAAG GAGTGTGCGCGTTACCCGTCACAAAACATCCCCTACTTTCAGACAGCAAGTGGAGGGAACGAGAAGCCTTGCAGTTCATGCGTGGCGTGATGGACGAATGTACTCATCTCAAGAATTTTGAGGTTCCAGTTGATACGGAACTTATAATCTCGGTATGTGCTCGAGATGATGCATATGTGCCTCGAGAAGGCTGTATGGGCCTTGAACAAATCTGGCCAGGAGCCGAAATACGGTTCATTGATGCTGGTCACGTTTCAGCATATCTTCTTCACCAGAAACTATTCAG gtCAACAATCGTCGAGGCGTTCACAAgatacatgaaaaaatatccagtAAACAATAGCTGA
- the LOC124307629 gene encoding protein ABHD18 isoform X3: MPASRLDAVYRSLLLTKFFTKGWGKPENLRRIFEFRKIVANREACYNLIPTNYPVTITKDEEWSDCHILEGSFQSPFDQNLPGLMPEETRTAYFQVVLPRKWESQRVKPICLHLAGTGDHFYWRRRNLIARPLLKEAGIGAILLENPFYGLRKPKDQIRSSLHNVSDIFVMGGCLIMESIVLLNWCEQQGFGPLGLTGLSMGGHMASLAATNWPKPIPLVPCLSWSTASPVFTEGVMSASINWHLLESQYFADEVYQNDLAKMVKVVTQDDAFLAGQHFAKHYPESMNRMNKLKKESIDSDRVVTADSKSEQKMSGDKLSRGAHSLTDVQNNKNRVCALPVTKHPLLSDSKWREREALQFMRGVMDECTHLKNFEVPVDTELIISVCARDDAYVPREGCMGLEQIWPGAEIRFIDAGHVSAYLLHQKLFRSTIVEAFTRYMKKYPVNNS, encoded by the exons ATGCCCGCAAGTCGTTTGGATGCGGTGTACAGGAGTCTTTTGctcacaaaatttttcaccaaggGCTGGGGAAAACCGGAAAATTTGAGGAG GATATTTGAGTTTCGTAAAATTGTTGCAAATCGAGAAGCTTGCTACAATCTTATACCCACCAATTATCCCGTAACGATAACGAAG GATGAAGAATGGTCAGACTGTCACATTTTGGAGGGCTCATTTCAGTCGCCTTTTGACCAAAATCTGCCAGGCCTCATGCCGGAAGAGACGCGAACTGCTTACTTCCAGGTTGTTTTGCCACGCAAGTGGGAATCCCAGCGAGTCAAACCCATTTGCTTGCATTTGGCCGGAACAGGGGATCAC TTCTATTGGCGCCGTCGAAATCTGATTGCTCGCCCTCTGCTCAAGGAAGCTGGGATCGGGGCTATTCTACTTGAAAATCCATTCTACGGTCTCAGAAAGCCCAAGGATCAGAT ACGTTCGAGCTTGCATAATGTCTCAGACATTTTTGTAATGGGTGGTTGTTTAATAATGGAATCTATAGTTCTGTTAAACTGGTGCGAACAGCAAGGCTTTGGACCATTAGGGCTTACCGGACTATCAATGGGTGGTCAC ATGGCCTCTCTAGCAGCAACAAATTGGCCGAAGCCAATTCCTCTGGTTCCCTGCCTTTCATGGTCTACCGCATCACCTGTTTTCACTGAAGGAGTCATGAGCGCATCCATTAATTGGCACCTCCTTGAGTCCCAGTACTTTGCAGACGAAGTCTACCAGAACGATTTAGCAAAAATGGTCAAGGTCGTCACACAGGAC GACGCCTTCTTGGCGGGACAACACTTCGCGAAACATTATCCAGAGAGTATGAACAGGATGAACAAATTGAAGAAGGAGTCAATTGACTCCGATCGAGTCGTAACTGCCGATTCGAAATCAGAACAAAAGATGTCAGGTGATAAGCTGTCACGAGGAGCACACAGTCTCACCGACGTtcaaaacaacaaaaaca GAGTGTGCGCGTTACCCGTCACAAAACATCCCCTACTTTCAGACAGCAAGTGGAGGGAACGAGAAGCCTTGCAGTTCATGCGTGGCGTGATGGACGAATGTACTCATCTCAAGAATTTTGAGGTTCCAGTTGATACGGAACTTATAATCTCGGTATGTGCTCGAGATGATGCATATGTGCCTCGAGAAGGCTGTATGGGCCTTGAACAAATCTGGCCAGGAGCCGAAATACGGTTCATTGATGCTGGTCACGTTTCAGCATATCTTCTTCACCAGAAACTATTCAG gtCAACAATCGTCGAGGCGTTCACAAgatacatgaaaaaatatccagtAAACAATAGCTGA
- the LOC124307629 gene encoding protein ABHD18 isoform X4, producing MPASRLDAVYRSLLLTKFFTKGWGKPENLRRIFEFRKIVANREACYNLIPTNYPVTITKDEEWSDCHILEGSFQSPFDQNLPGLMPEETRTAYFQVVLPRKWESQRVKPICLHLAGTGDHFYWRRRNLIARPLLKEAGIGAILLENPFYGLRKPKDQIRSSLHNVSDIFVMGGCLIMESIVLLNWCEQQGFGPLGLTGLSMGGHMASLAATNWPKPIPLVPCLSWSTASPVFTEGVMSASINWHLLESQYFADEVYQNDLAKMVKVVTQDDAFLAGQHFAKHYPESMNRMNKLKKESIDSDRVVTADSKSEQKMSGDKLSRGAHSLTDVQNNKNNSKWREREALQFMRGVMDECTHLKNFEVPVDTELIISVCARDDAYVPREGCMGLEQIWPGAEIRFIDAGHVSAYLLHQKLFRSTIVEAFTRYMKKYPVNNS from the exons ATGCCCGCAAGTCGTTTGGATGCGGTGTACAGGAGTCTTTTGctcacaaaatttttcaccaaggGCTGGGGAAAACCGGAAAATTTGAGGAG GATATTTGAGTTTCGTAAAATTGTTGCAAATCGAGAAGCTTGCTACAATCTTATACCCACCAATTATCCCGTAACGATAACGAAG GATGAAGAATGGTCAGACTGTCACATTTTGGAGGGCTCATTTCAGTCGCCTTTTGACCAAAATCTGCCAGGCCTCATGCCGGAAGAGACGCGAACTGCTTACTTCCAGGTTGTTTTGCCACGCAAGTGGGAATCCCAGCGAGTCAAACCCATTTGCTTGCATTTGGCCGGAACAGGGGATCAC TTCTATTGGCGCCGTCGAAATCTGATTGCTCGCCCTCTGCTCAAGGAAGCTGGGATCGGGGCTATTCTACTTGAAAATCCATTCTACGGTCTCAGAAAGCCCAAGGATCAGAT ACGTTCGAGCTTGCATAATGTCTCAGACATTTTTGTAATGGGTGGTTGTTTAATAATGGAATCTATAGTTCTGTTAAACTGGTGCGAACAGCAAGGCTTTGGACCATTAGGGCTTACCGGACTATCAATGGGTGGTCAC ATGGCCTCTCTAGCAGCAACAAATTGGCCGAAGCCAATTCCTCTGGTTCCCTGCCTTTCATGGTCTACCGCATCACCTGTTTTCACTGAAGGAGTCATGAGCGCATCCATTAATTGGCACCTCCTTGAGTCCCAGTACTTTGCAGACGAAGTCTACCAGAACGATTTAGCAAAAATGGTCAAGGTCGTCACACAGGAC GACGCCTTCTTGGCGGGACAACACTTCGCGAAACATTATCCAGAGAGTATGAACAGGATGAACAAATTGAAGAAGGAGTCAATTGACTCCGATCGAGTCGTAACTGCCGATTCGAAATCAGAACAAAAGATGTCAGGTGATAAGCTGTCACGAGGAGCACACAGTCTCACCGACGTtcaaaacaacaaaaaca ACAGCAAGTGGAGGGAACGAGAAGCCTTGCAGTTCATGCGTGGCGTGATGGACGAATGTACTCATCTCAAGAATTTTGAGGTTCCAGTTGATACGGAACTTATAATCTCGGTATGTGCTCGAGATGATGCATATGTGCCTCGAGAAGGCTGTATGGGCCTTGAACAAATCTGGCCAGGAGCCGAAATACGGTTCATTGATGCTGGTCACGTTTCAGCATATCTTCTTCACCAGAAACTATTCAG gtCAACAATCGTCGAGGCGTTCACAAgatacatgaaaaaatatccagtAAACAATAGCTGA
- the LOC124307629 gene encoding protein ABHD18 isoform X2: MPASRLDAVYRSLLLTKFFTKGWGKPENLRRIFEFRKIVANREACYNLIPTNYPVTITKDEEWSDCHILEGSFQSPFDQNLPGLMPEETRTAYFQVVLPRKWESQRVKPICLHLAGTGDHFYWRRRNLIARPLLKEAGIGAILLENPFYGLRKPKDQIRSSLHNVSDIFVMGGCLIMESIVLLNWCEQQGFGPLGLTGLSMGGHMASLAATNWPKPIPLVPCLSWSTASPVFTEGVMSASINWHLLESQYFADEVYQNDLAKMVKVVTQDDAFLAGQHFAKHYPESMNRMNKLKKESIDSDRVVTADSKSEQKMSGDKLSRGAHSLTDVQNNKNSTDLSIDNNNDHFKDNTDNSKDKTKDTVVDQARIDMEKADALVFPFNLITSKLKLTDNDVLKDSKWREREALQFMRGVMDECTHLKNFEVPVDTELIISVCARDDAYVPREGCMGLEQIWPGAEIRFIDAGHVSAYLLHQKLFRSTIVEAFTRYMKKYPVNNS; encoded by the exons ATGCCCGCAAGTCGTTTGGATGCGGTGTACAGGAGTCTTTTGctcacaaaatttttcaccaaggGCTGGGGAAAACCGGAAAATTTGAGGAG GATATTTGAGTTTCGTAAAATTGTTGCAAATCGAGAAGCTTGCTACAATCTTATACCCACCAATTATCCCGTAACGATAACGAAG GATGAAGAATGGTCAGACTGTCACATTTTGGAGGGCTCATTTCAGTCGCCTTTTGACCAAAATCTGCCAGGCCTCATGCCGGAAGAGACGCGAACTGCTTACTTCCAGGTTGTTTTGCCACGCAAGTGGGAATCCCAGCGAGTCAAACCCATTTGCTTGCATTTGGCCGGAACAGGGGATCAC TTCTATTGGCGCCGTCGAAATCTGATTGCTCGCCCTCTGCTCAAGGAAGCTGGGATCGGGGCTATTCTACTTGAAAATCCATTCTACGGTCTCAGAAAGCCCAAGGATCAGAT ACGTTCGAGCTTGCATAATGTCTCAGACATTTTTGTAATGGGTGGTTGTTTAATAATGGAATCTATAGTTCTGTTAAACTGGTGCGAACAGCAAGGCTTTGGACCATTAGGGCTTACCGGACTATCAATGGGTGGTCAC ATGGCCTCTCTAGCAGCAACAAATTGGCCGAAGCCAATTCCTCTGGTTCCCTGCCTTTCATGGTCTACCGCATCACCTGTTTTCACTGAAGGAGTCATGAGCGCATCCATTAATTGGCACCTCCTTGAGTCCCAGTACTTTGCAGACGAAGTCTACCAGAACGATTTAGCAAAAATGGTCAAGGTCGTCACACAGGAC GACGCCTTCTTGGCGGGACAACACTTCGCGAAACATTATCCAGAGAGTATGAACAGGATGAACAAATTGAAGAAGGAGTCAATTGACTCCGATCGAGTCGTAACTGCCGATTCGAAATCAGAACAAAAGATGTCAGGTGATAAGCTGTCACGAGGAGCACACAGTCTCACCGACGTtcaaaacaacaaaaacagTACTGACCTCAGTAtcgacaataataatgatcatTTTAAAGATAATACAGACAATAGTAAAGATAAGACTAAAGATACTGTTGTCGACCAGGCAAGAATCGATATGGAGAAAGCGGATGCATTAGTGTTTCCCTTTAACCTTATTACTAGCAAATTGAAACTCACTGACAATGATGTTTTGAAAG ACAGCAAGTGGAGGGAACGAGAAGCCTTGCAGTTCATGCGTGGCGTGATGGACGAATGTACTCATCTCAAGAATTTTGAGGTTCCAGTTGATACGGAACTTATAATCTCGGTATGTGCTCGAGATGATGCATATGTGCCTCGAGAAGGCTGTATGGGCCTTGAACAAATCTGGCCAGGAGCCGAAATACGGTTCATTGATGCTGGTCACGTTTCAGCATATCTTCTTCACCAGAAACTATTCAG gtCAACAATCGTCGAGGCGTTCACAAgatacatgaaaaaatatccagtAAACAATAGCTGA
- the LOC124307629 gene encoding protein ABHD18 isoform X5 codes for MPASRLDAVYRSLLLTKFFTKGWGKPENLRRIFEFRKIVANREACYNLIPTNYPVTITKDEEWSDCHILEGSFQSPFDQNLPGLMPEETRTAYFQVVLPRKWESQRVKPICLHLAGTGDHFYWRRRNLIARPLLKEAGIGAILLENPFYGLRKPKDQIRSSLHNVSDIFVMGGCLIMESIVLLNWCEQQGFGPLGLTGLSMGGHMASLAATNWPKPIPLVPCLSWSTASPVFTEGVMSASINWHLLESQYFADEVYQNDLAKMVKVVTQDDAFLAGQHFAKHYPESMNRMNKLKKESIDSDRVVTADSKSEQKMSGDKLSRGAHSLTDVQNNKNSTDLSIDNNNDHFKDNTDNSKDKTKDTVVDQARIDMEKADALVFPFNLITSKLKLTDNDVLKACIELRISCTTSSG; via the exons ATGCCCGCAAGTCGTTTGGATGCGGTGTACAGGAGTCTTTTGctcacaaaatttttcaccaaggGCTGGGGAAAACCGGAAAATTTGAGGAG GATATTTGAGTTTCGTAAAATTGTTGCAAATCGAGAAGCTTGCTACAATCTTATACCCACCAATTATCCCGTAACGATAACGAAG GATGAAGAATGGTCAGACTGTCACATTTTGGAGGGCTCATTTCAGTCGCCTTTTGACCAAAATCTGCCAGGCCTCATGCCGGAAGAGACGCGAACTGCTTACTTCCAGGTTGTTTTGCCACGCAAGTGGGAATCCCAGCGAGTCAAACCCATTTGCTTGCATTTGGCCGGAACAGGGGATCAC TTCTATTGGCGCCGTCGAAATCTGATTGCTCGCCCTCTGCTCAAGGAAGCTGGGATCGGGGCTATTCTACTTGAAAATCCATTCTACGGTCTCAGAAAGCCCAAGGATCAGAT ACGTTCGAGCTTGCATAATGTCTCAGACATTTTTGTAATGGGTGGTTGTTTAATAATGGAATCTATAGTTCTGTTAAACTGGTGCGAACAGCAAGGCTTTGGACCATTAGGGCTTACCGGACTATCAATGGGTGGTCAC ATGGCCTCTCTAGCAGCAACAAATTGGCCGAAGCCAATTCCTCTGGTTCCCTGCCTTTCATGGTCTACCGCATCACCTGTTTTCACTGAAGGAGTCATGAGCGCATCCATTAATTGGCACCTCCTTGAGTCCCAGTACTTTGCAGACGAAGTCTACCAGAACGATTTAGCAAAAATGGTCAAGGTCGTCACACAGGAC GACGCCTTCTTGGCGGGACAACACTTCGCGAAACATTATCCAGAGAGTATGAACAGGATGAACAAATTGAAGAAGGAGTCAATTGACTCCGATCGAGTCGTAACTGCCGATTCGAAATCAGAACAAAAGATGTCAGGTGATAAGCTGTCACGAGGAGCACACAGTCTCACCGACGTtcaaaacaacaaaaacagTACTGACCTCAGTAtcgacaataataatgatcatTTTAAAGATAATACAGACAATAGTAAAGATAAGACTAAAGATACTGTTGTCGACCAGGCAAGAATCGATATGGAGAAAGCGGATGCATTAGTGTTTCCCTTTAACCTTATTACTAGCAAATTGAAACTCACTGACAATGATGTTTTGAAAG CTTGTATTGAATTGCGAATTTCCTGTACAACTTCCTCGGGCTGA